A genome region from Camelina sativa cultivar DH55 chromosome 10, Cs, whole genome shotgun sequence includes the following:
- the LOC104718885 gene encoding uncharacterized protein LOC104718885: MDPELEPVALTPQKQDNAWKHCEIYKYGDRLQMRCLYCRKMFKGGGITRVKEHLAGKKGQGTICDQVPEDVRLFLQQCIDGTVRRQRKRQKSSSEPLSVGALPPIEGEMLLLPSDVNDDFKSPGSSDVVVQTESVMSGRTKQRTYRSKKNVFENGSGSNNIDLIGRDMDNLIPVAISSVKNIVHPSFRDKENAVHMEIGRFLFGIGADFDAVNSVNFQPMIDAIASGGFGVSAPTHDDLRGWILKDCVEEMTKEVDECKAMWKRTGCSLLVEELNSDKGFKVLNFLVYCPEKVVFLKSVEASEILSSSDKLFELLRELVEEIGSTNVVQVITKCEDHYIDAGKKLMDVYPSLYWAPCAAHCIDQMLEEFGKLGWISETIEQARVITRFIYNRSGVLNLMWKFTSGNDILQPASSTSASNFATLSRIAELKSNLQAMVTSAEWNECSYSEEPSGLVMNTITDEAFWKAVELVNHLTDPLLRALRIVSSEKRPATGYVYAAMYRAKDAIKTHLVNRENYIVYWKIIDRWWDQQQHSPLVAAGFILNPKFFYNASEEMRSEISLSVLDCVEKLVPDDKIQDKILKELTSYKAGSGVFSKNLAIRARDTMLPAEWWSTYGDSCLNLSRFAVRVLSQTCSSSVSSRRNQILVEQIYQSTNSIEQKRLSDLVFVQYNMRLRQLGHVSGDDTLDPLSHNMMYVLKDWVCGDQACVEGNGSADWKLLESIHRNQVVPIMDDTEDLGPGFDDAEIFKGDKEERDEVYYTNTSEKVFT, translated from the exons ATGGATCCGGAATTGGAACCTGTAGCTCTTACACCGCAGAAACAAGACAATGCATGGAAGCattgtgaaatttacaaatacGGTGATAGACTTCAGATGAGGTGTCTCTACTGTAGGAAAATGTTCAAAGGTGGAGGTATCACTAGGGTTAAGGAACATCTTGCTGGTAAAAAGGGACAAGGCACGATCTGTGACCAAGTCCCTGAAGATGTGAGGCTCTTTTTGCAGCAGTGTATTGATGGAACCGTGAGACGTCAGAGGAAGAGACAAAAATCCAGTTCAGAGCCTTTGTCTGTAGGTGCTTTACCTCCTATTGAAGGAGAAATGCTGCTGCTTCCGTCTGATGTGAATGACGATTTTAAATCGCCTGGTAGTTCGGATGTGGTTGTGCAAACCGAGAGTGTGATGAGTGGCAGAACAAAGCAGAGAACTTACAGGAGTAAAAAGAACGTTTTTGAGAATGGTAGTGGGAGCAACAATATTGACCTGATTGGTAGAGACATGGACAATCTGATTCCCGTGGCGATTAGTAGTGTAAAGAACATTGTGCACCCTTCTTTTAGAGATAAGGAGAATGCAGTTCATATGGAGATCGGACGGTTTTTGTTTGGCATTGGAGCTGATTTTGATGCAGTAAACTCTGTTAATTTTCAACCAATGATTGATGCTATTGCCTCTGGAGGATTCGGAGTATCTGCCCCCACTCATGATGACCTTCGAGGTTGGATACTGAAGGATTGTGTTGAGGAAATGACTAAAGAAGTTGATGAATGCAAAGCAATGTGGAAGAGGACAGGCTGTTCCCTTTTGGTTGAGGAACTAAACTCTGATAAAGGCTTTAAAGTCCTTAACTTTTTGGTTTACTGTCCAGAAAAAGTAGTCTTTCTGAAATCCGTGGAGGCGTCTGAGATATTGTCTTCTAGTGATAAACTGTTTGAGCTACTTAGGGAGCTGGTTGAAGAAATTGGCAGTACCAATGTTGTTCAAGTGATTACAAAATGCGAAGATCACTACATTGATGCTGGGAAAAAGCTGATGGATGTGTATCCTTCTCTATATTGGGCGCCTTGTGCTGCACATTGTATAGATCAGATGCTTGAGGAATTTGGGAAGCTAGGTTGGATAAGCGAGACTATCGAACAGGCTCGAGTTATCACAAGGTTTATTTACAACCGTAGTGGTGTTTTGAATTTGATGTGGAAATTTACTTCGGGTAATGATATCCTGCAGCCAGCATCTAGCACTTCTGCCTCAAATTTTGCTACATTGAGTAGAATAGCCGAGCTCAAATCCAATCTGCAGGCTATGGTTACTTCAGCAGAGTGGAATGAATGTTCATATTCGGAAGAACCAAGCGGGTTGGTAATGAATACCATCACCGATGAAGCGTTTTGGAAGGCAGTAGAGTTGGTTAACCATTTAACAGATCCTCTCTTGCGTGCTTTGAGAATAGTTTCTTCTGAAAAAAGGCCTGCAACGGGGTATGTCTATGCAGCAATGTACCGagcaaaagatgcaatcaaAACACATCTGGTTAATAGGGAGAACTACATAGTTTACTGGAAGATTATAGATCGATGGTGGGATCAACAACAGCATAGTCCTTTGGTTGCTGCTGGCTTCATTCTTAACCCGAAATTCTTTTATAACGCCAGTGAAGAAATGCGTAGTGAGATTAGCTTATCAGTGCTCGATTGCGTCGAGAAATTGGTTCCTGATGACAAGATTCAAGACAAAATCCTCAAGGAGTTAACCTCCTACAAAGCTGGTAGTGgagttttttccaaaaacttGGCAATCAGAGCTCGGGACACAATGCTTCCTG CTGAGTGGTGGTCTACATATGGAGACAGCTGCTTGAATCTGTCACGTTTTGCGGTACGTGTTCTTAGTCAGACGTGCAGTTCATCAGTTAGCTCCAGGAGAAACCAGATACTTGTCGAACAAATATACCAATCAACGAACTCCATTGAGCAAAAACGGCTCAGCGATCTTGTGTTTGTTCAGTACAACATGCGCCTCAGACAACT GGGTCATGTAAGCGGGGATGACACGTTAGACCCGTTATCACACAACATGATGTATGTTCTTAAAGATTGGGTTTGCGGAGACCAAGCTTGTGTAGAAGGGAATGGAAGTGCTGACTGGAAGTTGCTAGAGTCTATTCATAGGAATCAAGTAGTACCGATCATGGATGATACTGAAGACTTGGGCCCAG GTTTCGATGATGCTGAGATATTCAAGGGAGacaaggaagagagagatgaagttTATTATACAAACACATCAGAGAAGGTATTCACGTGA
- the LOC104718886 gene encoding protein FRA10AC1-like, whose product MASKATIRSDIYDREERKQQYQAHIRGLNAYERHKKFLKDYVRFYGTDKPAEVKLPVKTDQDTLREGYRFIRSEEDDLNPSWEQRLVKKYYDKLFKEYCIADMSRYKTGKMGLRWRTEKEVMTGKGQFMCGSKHCDEKEGLASYEVNFSYHEAGEDKQALVKLVACERCADKLYYKKRKEGEKSESKEKKKQKRKRNQSCSEDDTDEEERRKGKTGKRKAEGGDREGKDDENFDEYMEGMFPAKGDNKSFKR is encoded by the exons ATGGCTTCTAAGGCTACGATCAGATCTGACATATACGACAGAGAAGAACGCAAGCA GCAATACCAAGCGCATATTCGTGGTTTGAATGCTTACGAGCGGCATAAGAAGTTTTTAAAAGACTACG TTCGATTTTATGGGACGGATAAGCCAGCTGAAGTCAAGTTACCCGTTAAAACGGATCAGGACACACTGAGAGAAGGATACAG gtttataCGTTCTGAGGAAGATGATTTGAACCCTTCTTGGGAGCAaagattggtgaaaaaataCTATGATAAGCTTTTTAAAGA ATACTGTATAGCTGACATGTCAAGATACAAGACTGGTAAG ATGGGTTTAAGATGGAGAACGGAAAAGGAAGTAATGACTGGGAAAG GGCAGTTTATGTGTGGGAGCAAACATTGTGATGAAAAGGAAGGGTTAGCAAGCTATGAG GTGAATTTTTCTTATCATGAAGCTGGAGAAGACAAACAAGCCCTTGTAAAACTCGTAGCTTGTGAGAG ATGTGCGGATAAGCtctattacaaaaaaagaaaggaggGCGAAAAATCAgagagtaaagaaaagaaaaagcagaaACGAAAACG GAATCAATCATGCAGTGAAGATGACACAGATGAAGAGGAAAGGAGAAAAG GGAAAACGGGAAAGCGCAAGGCGGAAGGTGGTGATAGAGAAGGCAAGGATGATGAAAACTTTGACGAATACATGGAGGGAATGTTCCCAGCAAAGGGTGATAACAAGAGTTTCAAAAGGTGA